A window of Lagopus muta isolate bLagMut1 chromosome 16, bLagMut1 primary, whole genome shotgun sequence contains these coding sequences:
- the CCN5 gene encoding CCN family member 5 isoform X2, with protein sequence MCIQPHVLSHWGLHITFLLLLCHRSQGKKSPFSTCRACLAIPAHCESHTAEGQHSALSFGIPCSVGDISLSQSHALGQSYIWGWVPSPAQAWQCPRLDVRGTCQAIPARSQPSREVLALSDSPGSAAPSAMSVPLGTCPLSLPLSCSPSRQHALTLRGVEMSAGMWAGKKRKQILRLVQTYSCLYWSLGVTSERGEYKHQQDPLRALKPANMRLRLEKQLLILSLLCILSKVCCQLCRRPCYCSHVLPRCPRGSPLVLDGCGCCRICARRLGEPCDFLHVCDRSQGLICDYSSGTGGTCNFEDNEEGCEVNGRLYRDGEVFQPSCKLQCRCLDGGFTCVPLCQEDVRLPTPDCPYPRRVDIPGKCCPEWVCEAGERQSTGAAPAVPYLCQPWGTEWSVCSATCGVGFSTRVSNQNRYCRLETQRRLCVLRPCPALPAASPVRG encoded by the exons ATGTGCATCCAACCCCATGTGCTGTCCCACTGGGGGCTGCACATCACTTTCCTGCTCTTGCTGTGCCATAGGAGCCAAGGAAAGAAGAGCCCTTTTAGCACCTGTAGAGCTTGCCTGGCCATTCCTGCACACTGTGAATcccacacagcagaggggcagcactCTGCCCTCAGCTTTGGGATTCCATGCAGTGTGGGTGACATATCCCTCTCCCAAAGCCATGCCCTGGGGCAGAGTTACATATGGGGCTGggttcccagccctgctcaggcTTGGCAATGTCccaggctggatgtcaggggaacATGTCAGGCCATCCCTGCCCGTTCACAGCCCAGCAGAGAGGTGCTGGCACTGTCTGACAGCCCAGGCTCGGCAGCCCCCTCTGCCATGTCCGTGCCATTGGGGACGTGTCCCTTGTCCCTTCCCCTCTCTTGCTCTCCCAGCAGACAGCATGCTCTCACCTTGAGGGGAGTGGAAATGTCAGCTGGAATGtgggctggaaaaaaaagaaagcaaatcttgAGGCTCGTCCAAACCTACTCCTGTTTATATTGGAGCCTGGGAGTGACATCAGAGCGAGGAGAGTATAAACACCAGCAGGACCCACTCAGGGCTTTAAAGCCTGCAAACATGAGGCTCCGGCTGGAGAAGCAGCTCCTcatcctctccctgctctgcatccTCTCCAAG gtgtgctgccagctgtgccGACGGCCGTGCTACTGCTCCCACGTGCTGCCCCGCTGCCCACGTGGGTCCCCCCTGGTCCTGgatggctgtggctgctgcaggatcTGCGCTCGGCGCCTGGGAGAGCCCTGCGACTTCCTGCATGTCTGTGACCGCAGCCAGGGGCTCATCTGTGACTACAGCTCGGGGACAGGAGGCACCTGCAACT TCGAAGACAACGAGGAGGGCTGTGAGGTGAACGGACGGCTGTACCGTGAcggggaggtgttccagcccagctgcaagCTGCAGTGCCGCTGCCTGGACGGGGGCTTCACCTGCGTCCCGCTCTGCCAGGAGGACGTCCGCCTGCCCACCCCAGACTGCCCCTACCCACGGCGTGTGGACATCCCAGGGAAGTGCTGCCCTGAGTGGGTCTGCGAGGCCGGAGAGCGGCAGAGCACTGGGGCAG CCCCCGCAGTGCCGTACCTCTGCCAGCCGTGGGGCACGGAGTGGAGCGTCTGCTCGGCCACCTGCGGCGTCGGCTTCTCCACCCGCGTCTCCAACCAGAACCGCTACTGCCGCCTGGAGACACAGCGGCGGCTCTGCGTGCTCAGGCCCTGCCCGGCTCTGCCGGCGGCATCCCCTGTG AGGGGATGA
- the CCN5 gene encoding CCN family member 5 isoform X1: MCIQPHVLSHWGLHITFLLLLCHRSQGKKSPFSTCRACLAIPAHCESHTAEGQHSALSFGIPCSVGDISLSQSHALGQSYIWGWVPSPAQAWQCPRLDVRGTCQAIPARSQPSREVLALSDSPGSAAPSAMSVPLGTCPLSLPLSCSPSRQHALTLRGVEMSAGMWAGKKRKQILRLVQTYSCLYWSLGVTSERGEYKHQQDPLRALKPANMRLRLEKQLLILSLLCILSKVCCQLCRRPCYCSHVLPRCPRGSPLVLDGCGCCRICARRLGEPCDFLHVCDRSQGLICDYSSGTGGTCNFEDNEEGCEVNGRLYRDGEVFQPSCKLQCRCLDGGFTCVPLCQEDVRLPTPDCPYPRRVDIPGKCCPEWVCEAGERQSTGAAPAVPYLCQPWGTEWSVCSATCGVGFSTRVSNQNRYCRLETQRRLCVLRPCPALPAASPVVSDGDADTSRQQLGVGMGHPSQHPVHAPSAPQP; this comes from the exons ATGTGCATCCAACCCCATGTGCTGTCCCACTGGGGGCTGCACATCACTTTCCTGCTCTTGCTGTGCCATAGGAGCCAAGGAAAGAAGAGCCCTTTTAGCACCTGTAGAGCTTGCCTGGCCATTCCTGCACACTGTGAATcccacacagcagaggggcagcactCTGCCCTCAGCTTTGGGATTCCATGCAGTGTGGGTGACATATCCCTCTCCCAAAGCCATGCCCTGGGGCAGAGTTACATATGGGGCTGggttcccagccctgctcaggcTTGGCAATGTCccaggctggatgtcaggggaacATGTCAGGCCATCCCTGCCCGTTCACAGCCCAGCAGAGAGGTGCTGGCACTGTCTGACAGCCCAGGCTCGGCAGCCCCCTCTGCCATGTCCGTGCCATTGGGGACGTGTCCCTTGTCCCTTCCCCTCTCTTGCTCTCCCAGCAGACAGCATGCTCTCACCTTGAGGGGAGTGGAAATGTCAGCTGGAATGtgggctggaaaaaaaagaaagcaaatcttgAGGCTCGTCCAAACCTACTCCTGTTTATATTGGAGCCTGGGAGTGACATCAGAGCGAGGAGAGTATAAACACCAGCAGGACCCACTCAGGGCTTTAAAGCCTGCAAACATGAGGCTCCGGCTGGAGAAGCAGCTCCTcatcctctccctgctctgcatccTCTCCAAG gtgtgctgccagctgtgccGACGGCCGTGCTACTGCTCCCACGTGCTGCCCCGCTGCCCACGTGGGTCCCCCCTGGTCCTGgatggctgtggctgctgcaggatcTGCGCTCGGCGCCTGGGAGAGCCCTGCGACTTCCTGCATGTCTGTGACCGCAGCCAGGGGCTCATCTGTGACTACAGCTCGGGGACAGGAGGCACCTGCAACT TCGAAGACAACGAGGAGGGCTGTGAGGTGAACGGACGGCTGTACCGTGAcggggaggtgttccagcccagctgcaagCTGCAGTGCCGCTGCCTGGACGGGGGCTTCACCTGCGTCCCGCTCTGCCAGGAGGACGTCCGCCTGCCCACCCCAGACTGCCCCTACCCACGGCGTGTGGACATCCCAGGGAAGTGCTGCCCTGAGTGGGTCTGCGAGGCCGGAGAGCGGCAGAGCACTGGGGCAG CCCCCGCAGTGCCGTACCTCTGCCAGCCGTGGGGCACGGAGTGGAGCGTCTGCTCGGCCACCTGCGGCGTCGGCTTCTCCACCCGCGTCTCCAACCAGAACCGCTACTGCCGCCTGGAGACACAGCGGCGGCTCTGCGTGCTCAGGCCCTGCCCGGCTCTGCCGGCGGCATCCCCTGTGGTAAGCGATGGTGATGCCGACACCTCCAGGCAGCAGCTTGGAGTGGGAATGGGACATCCCAGCCAACACCCCGTGCACGCCCCGTCAGCCCCCCAGCCGTGA